One window from the genome of Marinobacter sp. LV10R510-11A encodes:
- a CDS encoding C39 family peptidase, whose amino-acid sequence MLLVLAGSILTFALVQEATVVEPYEKGSVVIEQKVDASPVKLRTSFRIEPLVEQNFRNIVRQAYDYSCGSAALTTILNFYLGRTLSERQVMEGLLHYGESDRIVSRRAFSMLDMKRLVTALGYPSGGFRATIDDLKDLDHPAIVPIQHAGFKHFVVLRAIRDGRVYMADPAVGNLSFTLAQFEEKWRDNVLFIVFPGSDKPLDNLELKEEDLRFVDDQTMTLLALQQMPAFHESTARRIQNLLERQKNNPDGSVENTRKQLHYRRN is encoded by the coding sequence ATGCTGCTGGTGCTCGCTGGATCCATTCTTACATTTGCCTTGGTGCAGGAAGCTACCGTGGTCGAGCCCTATGAAAAGGGCTCCGTTGTTATCGAACAAAAAGTCGATGCCAGCCCGGTGAAACTGCGTACCAGTTTCCGCATTGAACCGCTGGTCGAGCAGAATTTCCGCAACATTGTCCGTCAGGCATACGACTACAGCTGCGGCAGTGCAGCACTCACAACCATACTGAATTTCTATTTGGGGCGAACTCTCTCAGAGCGTCAGGTAATGGAAGGCTTGCTGCACTACGGCGAAAGTGACCGCATTGTTTCGCGCCGAGCCTTTTCCATGCTCGATATGAAGCGCCTTGTTACCGCATTGGGTTATCCGTCGGGCGGTTTTCGCGCGACCATCGACGACCTTAAAGATCTAGATCATCCGGCTATCGTTCCTATCCAACATGCGGGCTTCAAACATTTTGTCGTGCTCAGGGCCATCCGAGATGGCCGTGTTTATATGGCCGATCCAGCGGTTGGAAATTTGTCTTTCACACTCGCACAATTCGAAGAAAAGTGGCGTGACAACGTGTTGTTCATTGTCTTCCCCGGCAGTGATAAGCCTCTGGATAACCTCGAGCTTAAGGAAGAGGATCTGCGTTTTGTAGACGACCAGACTATGACCTTGCTGGCGCTTCAGCAGATGCCAGCGTTCCATGAATCCACAGCCCGGCGCATTCAGAATTTGCTTGAACGTCAGAA